Proteins from a single region of Macrotis lagotis isolate mMagLag1 chromosome 2, bilby.v1.9.chrom.fasta, whole genome shotgun sequence:
- the TSFM gene encoding elongation factor Ts, mitochondrial isoform X1: MSLFRSVRLFQHLGPRNRPVPLGSRPSHAGALRPEASSSKERLKKLRRRTGYSFTNCKKALETCGGDLAQAEAWLHNQAQKEGWSKATKLQGRKTKEGLIGLLREGNSAVMVEVNCETDFVSRNLKFQQLVQQVALGTLSYCQNLKQQLSTYSKGFLETAELSQLRVGPNREDSLKDQLTLFIGKLGENLILKRAAWVTVPKGYYIGSYVHGAVHSPSLGHLMLGKYGALVICQAPEEKANLEDLGRRLGQHVVGMAPLSVGSMEDEPSGEEETKMLAQPYLLDPSITLGQYVKPQGVSVVDFLRFECGEDLVVAKAE, from the exons ATGTCTTTATTTCGGTCGGTGCGTCTTTTTCAGCACTTGGGGCCCCGGAACCGGCCG GTGCCCCTGGGCTCCCGCCCCTCGCACGCCGGGGCCCTGCGGCCCGAGGCGTCGTCCAGCAAGGAGCGCCTGAAGAAGCTGCGGCGGAGGACCGGCTACTCCTTCACCAACTGCAAGAAGGCGCTGGAGACGTGCGGCGGCGACCTGGCCCAG GCGGAAGCTTGGCTACATAATCAGGCCCAGAAGGAAGGATGGAGCAAAGCTACAAAACTTCAGGGAAGAAAAACTAAGGAAGGGCTGATTGGATTGTTACGGGAAGGGAATTCAGCTGTAATGGTGGAG GTGAACTGTGAGACAGATTTTGTTTCTAGAAATTTAAAGTTTCAACAACTGGTCCAGCAAGTGGCCCTTGGAACCTTGTCGTACTGTCAGAATCTGAAGCAACAGCTCTCTACTTACAGCAAG GGTTTTCTAGAGACAGCTGAGCTCTCTCAGCTTAGAGTTGGACCTAATAGAGAAGACTCTCTCAAGGATCAGTTGACATTATTTATTG gCAAATTGGGAGAAAATTTGATTCTTAAGCGAGCTGCTTGGGTGACTGTACCAAAAGGATACTACATTGGTTCCTATGTCCATGGAGCAGTGCACAGCCCCTCTCTCGGTCACTTGATGCTTGGGAAATATGGTGCTTTAGTCATCTGCCAGGCACCTGAAGAGAAAGCAAACCTTGAAGACCTTGGCCGACGACTCGGGCAGCATGTCGTGGGGATGGCTCCCTTGTCTGTAGGCTCAATGGAAGATGAGCCCAGTggagaagaggaaacaaagatGCTTGCCCAGCCTTATTTGCTGGATCCTAGCATAACATTGGGACAGTATGTAAAGCCTCAGGGTGTGTCTGTGGTAGATTTTTTGAGATTTGAATGTGGAGAAGATTTAGTGGTAGCAAAAGCAGAATAG
- the TSFM gene encoding elongation factor Ts, mitochondrial isoform X2 encodes MSLFRSVPLGSRPSHAGALRPEASSSKERLKKLRRRTGYSFTNCKKALETCGGDLAQAEAWLHNQAQKEGWSKATKLQGRKTKEGLIGLLREGNSAVMVEVNCETDFVSRNLKFQQLVQQVALGTLSYCQNLKQQLSTYSKGFLETAELSQLRVGPNREDSLKDQLTLFIGKLGENLILKRAAWVTVPKGYYIGSYVHGAVHSPSLGHLMLGKYGALVICQAPEEKANLEDLGRRLGQHVVGMAPLSVGSMEDEPSGEEETKMLAQPYLLDPSITLGQYVKPQGVSVVDFLRFECGEDLVVAKAE; translated from the exons ATGTCTTTATTTCGGTCG GTGCCCCTGGGCTCCCGCCCCTCGCACGCCGGGGCCCTGCGGCCCGAGGCGTCGTCCAGCAAGGAGCGCCTGAAGAAGCTGCGGCGGAGGACCGGCTACTCCTTCACCAACTGCAAGAAGGCGCTGGAGACGTGCGGCGGCGACCTGGCCCAG GCGGAAGCTTGGCTACATAATCAGGCCCAGAAGGAAGGATGGAGCAAAGCTACAAAACTTCAGGGAAGAAAAACTAAGGAAGGGCTGATTGGATTGTTACGGGAAGGGAATTCAGCTGTAATGGTGGAG GTGAACTGTGAGACAGATTTTGTTTCTAGAAATTTAAAGTTTCAACAACTGGTCCAGCAAGTGGCCCTTGGAACCTTGTCGTACTGTCAGAATCTGAAGCAACAGCTCTCTACTTACAGCAAG GGTTTTCTAGAGACAGCTGAGCTCTCTCAGCTTAGAGTTGGACCTAATAGAGAAGACTCTCTCAAGGATCAGTTGACATTATTTATTG gCAAATTGGGAGAAAATTTGATTCTTAAGCGAGCTGCTTGGGTGACTGTACCAAAAGGATACTACATTGGTTCCTATGTCCATGGAGCAGTGCACAGCCCCTCTCTCGGTCACTTGATGCTTGGGAAATATGGTGCTTTAGTCATCTGCCAGGCACCTGAAGAGAAAGCAAACCTTGAAGACCTTGGCCGACGACTCGGGCAGCATGTCGTGGGGATGGCTCCCTTGTCTGTAGGCTCAATGGAAGATGAGCCCAGTggagaagaggaaacaaagatGCTTGCCCAGCCTTATTTGCTGGATCCTAGCATAACATTGGGACAGTATGTAAAGCCTCAGGGTGTGTCTGTGGTAGATTTTTTGAGATTTGAATGTGGAGAAGATTTAGTGGTAGCAAAAGCAGAATAG